aaataaaaatttacaagaGAAAAAgagacaaaaaaataaaatagaaaaataaaaaaaataatgtagaAATATTGTTGATGTCTTTTTTGAGGAAAGAAAAATGCTATGGtctacaaaatatattaggAAACAAGAAAGAAAGTGCCCATAAATTAGTTCTTCTCTCCGCTCTcctaatttaatatatcttcACCAAATTAAACTTAAACGGCTATATCGctaaaagtttttatcatattataaGAGGATAAATGGAGTATTTggtataaaatatgtatttatatatatttatatcatgattgattataaatgtatatttctttttataaaggCGTGCCCCTTTCATATAAAATCCAATCCTTCATCTCCAGAAATCAGCTAAGCCTCCCCCTCTATCTTTTTATCTCTCTTGGTCTCCATATGGAGGATAGATGAAttattttgaagaaaaaaaaaaatatatattattttatttaaaggaTATAAGTTTTTCCTAAAAATACTTCCtatacaattataaataagtttaaatatactttttgttaaaatatcttcaaggataaaatatatatatatgcaaaataaaaatacttaatattttaatgccTAATATTTtcacataaaaatatacctCAAAATATGGcatcaaatatatttaaaaaaaaaagttaaattattttatagaaaaagaaaaatagtaAAGAACAAGAAGtgttatcattaaattttattgttcaaaatttatattcacAAAAGTGGTTCTCTGAGTGGTTTACCATAATAATAGAATTGAAATATTGGAAAAATAGATAAacttacaaaatatattcttcCCTCTTTTTAGGTAGTATGATGTAATAAATTGTCTTTTAATCTTATTCTtagaataatatatatatagcattattattgttagtaataattgtttaaataaatactgggtattaaatttttttttgttaacacattttacaaaaaataaatatcttaaagataaatacaaatattttacaaaaataattaaattaacagTAACTATCAATAACTTTTTCAGATCTATTCACATTCATgaggaaatttttttaaaataaaaactgcAGTAATAACATTCAGTTTCAGATGACAAAAGCAAATGCCATTTCTTAgtacaacttttttttaacaggaaaactatttttaatttcactaatttatttattcaaaatataattttatttaatattttactaaaaaaaaaagtcttttattttaggagtataaaatatttcataaaaaagtagttgtgattttttttaattgatcaatgacttctaaaataaacaaacaattatttagtaaattattttatataaacttaCAATTAACGTTCAATTTGATAAactttattgaaaatttcaAAGAAGCAAACATaggaaatatatatataactatgACTcttaaatgtaataaatttatcagaTATTATCTtcatataaagaaaataacatcctaaaaattgtatgatataatataacttttttttttcagatgataaagttatatttacACATTAATACTTACAAATAACGTATATTAGAATAAtgttattagaaaaaatattttatcccTACCACCATTTACAGaagtattttataacattattaaagattatcagaataagaataaaattttttgtattttaagatttatttattttttgtgtttaattttaaagacttaaaaattattatttaaaaaaaatattttttttaaaattatttatgaattgtattttaacacaagtgttaaaatattttattagtatttttaaGATCAAAGACTTTAAAAcaatcatttattaaaagatcatttaaaatgtgattcataaagataaattatagtttaaactttaatcaaaattttaatatacattttaaaacaaaattattaaatttttcctATCATTTTATCAGTTTTAATAGTCAGAATGTAactttttatgtattttaatatttaattaaatttctaaagtcattaatttctttgacatttttttaatttttaatgttaataaataacttcaaaattataaattttttttaaaaactttagtATGtcattcttaaaatttttatcaatcatCCTGGATAATcgaaataaatttatttttattttgaaataaattattaaattttttttttaaaatatttgttctcaaagtttctttttagaatcaaattattatgaataaatttttttaaattatttatttttatcattataaaaattttaaatattatcttattACCACATtagaacttttttttttgagatttttttaaaatgttactttatttaatgtgcatattattttgatattttgtttgtgaatattttattttaagaaaatcattttaaaattgcatgaataataattatatcgTATGATACTTTACATATTAAGCATcgtttttttaacataaaaaaaacactttaaatgaaaattatttttttatttgcaaatatatttgtgaaaaattgtttgaaatcaaaaaaaattaaaaataacaaaaaatttattaaaaaaggaagaaaaaaaaagttagaaATCCATTACAAATACAATTAACTAAAACtgaataaatgataataattaacataattatttttaaaaaaaatcaacatttaaaatgtgaaaataattttaatatatttttattttcaaccTAAATCAAAACCATTGTtctagtatatatatatatgtgtgTTTTAATGATGTACAGATTCGTTAgttgcaaaaaaaaacaaaaaaaaatagattacaatacatatttataaaaagttaattatatcagtgaaataaatatttcaatggtattaaaaaatatgtccATTATTCAAATGATAAACCAACGGCTTTATCAAGATTAATATGTACCtgacttttttttctaatattatttataaatatcaaacttaaaattgtatttttaagtCTTTTTCAACACCTGCATCATATAAGTAGTATGGGACTATTGCTTCAATACAACTGACAGCTATACCACTTTGTGCTGTTCCACTTGGTGTAATTGTTGCAGCTTCATGAAGAAGATCTAATgctttttcaaattttcgTAATCCAGCATAACTCAATGCCATTGAAACTAAATTTGATACATCTCTACATTCCATTGATATTGCCTTTCTATGAAACAATACTGACTCTTTGTAACGACATAGTCGTCTACAAACCTGTCCaagattatttaataatacttcCCATCTTGGGGATATTGGAGAATCAAGATATCCTCTTAAATATGTATGTTCTAACTTTGATGGACCATCTGGATTTCCCATTACAATATGTAAAGCTTGTGTCCAAATATACATAGCCCTTTCAAGATCCTCAAATAAATCTTTACTATAATGCATTGCACCATCTTctattaaaatcattatatttCCAGGTGATAATCGCATAgcatcttttaaaaaattttgagaCAAACATAAATTATGAGTTTTCATATGTTGAACAGCAATATACATTAAAGGTTCCCAGGAACCTTCTAATAATCTATGACAtctaaaataacaatttaatgCTTGTTCATGTTCTCCACCTAAAGAATTTGCATGACCCATAGCCATCCATCCCTCACCAAAATTTGGATTCATTAGAATTGccttattaaaatattgtttagcAGCAAAATATTGTTcaattgaaatataataacatCCCACTGCATACCATGCAACTTCACCTTCAGAACATTTGTCTACTAGCTCATGagaaataacaaataattgttcactttttttcatttctGTTAATACAGCTAAATGaaggagaaaaaaaaatgaattaaaaccgtatttgttatataattcCTGAGTTATCTCTAAACATCTTTGATTCTCACCAgcattataatatttcattgCTTTTATCGTTATCATATCTACATCCCCAGCTAATTTATCATGAATTCTTAATGCTTTTTGATTTTTAGACAATCTTTCTTTTAATGCAGGATTTTCTAATATTGAAGTAGAATCTTTTCTATCAGCTTTTTTAGGTTTTGTATATCTTAATTGACCATCTCTGGCATTTCCAGGTCGTGGTGCATTCAATTGAAGCcatttcttttctttttgtgGACCAAATAATCTCATTGCATACCAATCATTTTCATCAATGATTCCAAATTCAAAATCATTTATAGGCCTTACTGGTGGTTGATTTTGATAAGATTCCACATATATTCGCATTACCTCAATAATATCTGGGCAATTATCAGGGATATCACTTagtaatttatcaatttcttCTCTTTTTAAAAGATGATATTTAAGAACAAAATCCCATGCTTCATAACAACAAATATCTAATTTTAggcaatttaaaaaacatgcCTTAGCTGCTTCACGGTTAACAACCTTTGTGTAAACTTTAcctaataaaagtaataaagcTGCCTCTAAATCATATTCTTTAACCATTTTATCTAATGCAGTTTTGTCATCAGCAGTTGGATAGTATGAttcttttttgtattttgttACATGTGGTTCAAAAGAAACCTCTGGAACACCTTCCCATTTTCCAATAAGAGCAAGTGGTAACAGAACAATTTCATTATGCATATTTTGATGCCATAATGAGTTAACATAATAATATGTCAAAGCAAGATGTGAAAATATACAATCTTGAGATGTAAGATAATCTGAAATCCTCATCCAACATTGAGCAGCAGAAAGAGTTCTTACAAATTGTGCAATATCTCTAAACATTGGTCCACTACCATTTGAATCATAATGTTTTGTAGCAAAAGCCAACCTTTTATCAGCCCAAAAAATGGCACTATTCATTTGATCATtctttaaacatttttctattttttcaTCAAACATTTTTGGATTTCCTTCGGAAATCTGAAGTGCCAAAAGTTCATCTGCAAATGTTTTACTAGTCTTTGACGTCCTTAACCTGGATTTTCTAATTAGCTATTTTTAACCAAAAAACTAAAAACGACTTACTTTGGCTTTGGCTGCCCTCTGGAGGATGGTGAAACTGATGATTGAGCAGTCCTTTTAATTGGAGTTTTTGTTGTTCCaaccatttttatttttgattaatatttacaatttgcaaaaaaaattattatacaaaaattatttctatgaattaaaaaataatgtaaagttgaataaaattattggaaTATGAATGATGCAGTtgtttgtttaatttttgttgCGATTGGGAAAGTGTATACTTCTTGTTCTTGTACTTTGTAATTCTATTACTTAAGTTAATATTTTCCTTTAACTTTGTTATAAagtgattattttttatcattagtAATTTGTCTCTTAATAGttaatctaaaaatattttacttcttgttaatttttgtcttgctttaaatatatttttaatgatttgtCGTTTTTCTAgttttacaatttaatttaaattggGGACTAAACTATAATTTAAGTATAGTATACAAACTATTGTTAATAATCAAGTTACATCaagttaatattttgtttcatTTAGATTGatgtataatttaaatacaaattttttagtgtgttatgtttttttatacttttattatataatttattttaaataaataatgttgaCATTTCTGGGAAAATAAATGGATTTATAAatagaatattaaaatgtcttacttcaacatttttagataaatacGGTCAgttgtattttttaattaactaGATTTGTTAtccattttttaatgtttctttggaaaattttaaaaaataaattctaaacaaatatctttaaatagttagtttaatgataataaaaattaatttgtttaatttcattgctttaataaaagattgAAGAATGAATTTTATGgtgaaaaaaagttaataacatttttgtaaataaaagtaattatgataaaattccatagattaatagaaaaaattttaattaacagCATACCAAGATTTTTTGAAgaaactttaaatttaaaactttttagatataataataataataaacatattttttaataaaatttgataataacaaaaaacttcacaaaagtaaaaatcatggaaaaaaaacaaggttgttataaaaaaatattttctaatacaattatttgatttgaataaatttatatttaattaacgTAATCGTTatcttaattatttttcttttttcctCTAATTATCATTCATCGATAAATACTATATGTTAGCAAtcacttttataaaaaaataatacttttattaaatatttagaaatttaaaatgtatgtttaagaataaaaataatttatttttcatgtGGTATAATCACTTTACTAATGTAAGccatttttctttaacattATCCATTTTTGGAGCACCAACAGCTTTAGATTGTCTAAAAGCAACTTCAATTGTTCCTTCCGTTTTTCTTCGACCTTCTAAAATTGGTAATTTAAGAGCAACTGTGGCAAAATGTTCTAAGTCAGAAAGTGGGACATCAACATTTCCTACCAATTTGTCACTTCTAAGAAAACCCCCTTTATGGTAAATTTCGAGTTTTAATTTTCCACGTAATACAACTCTTTGGAAGGCTCTGGATCCTCTagcaattttaaatattattttctcattatattctttaaaaagagtgtaaaataataaaaaatatttttaaacttaccTGGAGAATTTGTATAATTAACGACAGATGTTGTTCCAATTTGATGTGAATTATGGGGAAATGGAAATTCATACTTCATGTAACAACAAAGATCATTTTCCTTATATCCACATAATGGTTTGATATTTAAAGCTGAGTGTATTGTAAATTCAAGAGTACCGTCATCAAGATCCATATTTATCTGCGCCCTTGgtaaaactttttcaatatattgaaatttaGGTAATCTATTTGCTCGTGCTGATTTTCTCAATAAAACAATATCTTCTAATGTGTcaagaattaaattttcatatattaatGCATTTATAGGATCATTTTGTCCAACAATTTGTGGTAAATTTTGTAAACAATATGCAAGCTGTTTCATTAAagttttttctattttactaaaaaatgGTTCCGGACTAATGATAGTACATTTCAAAGCTGAATTTGGTATATTTAATTGTGGAGGTGTTGGTACTTTACGTAAATCTGCAGGTAAACCATTTTCACTTGCTTCTATCATTGGTTCAATACCTTTCACAACTTTTAGATATTCCTTTGCTTTTTCTATATCATTTTGTTGCTTTGATATCAATGCTTGTTCTTTAAATCGTTGTAAACGGCgttttaaaaagtaagaTTGTGCTTCTTGTTTTGAAAGCTTTGTAAAGTCTATGTTTGATAATGCATCTGAACTTATAGATACATTAGATACTGGTCTTTTAGATGGAACTGATGGTTGTTCTTTCTTTAGTTCAGAAGAAGGTTTTGGTTGAGAAGAAGCATTAGACTGACTAGATGGTTTTGTTTGTGTTGAAGTCCCATAATTCATTGAAATTGGTTGCATTCCTGGAGGGCAAGGAAGTTCATTTATATCAGGTTGTTTACCTTTCTTAGCAATAGATATAGCTTCATCATAAAGTTTGATAATTCTTTGATTACTTCTCACTCTTCTATCTTCTCCTTTTGCTTCAAGCTGTTTAACatattctataaaaaattgtctTCTTAATATCAAATCATCAACCAAATTTTTAGGTTCCACTGCCTTCTTTGCTTTGTATGGTTCAGGAGGTGGTGGTATATCATCAGGATCACAATCATCAATATTATCCAAATTGATTGCACTAAGAGCTTCTTTAAATTGTTCCACAAATTGTACATATTCCATTGTTTTATCTTTGTCACCAGCGGCTTTAGCTTTCTGAGCACAATCTAAATATTGAGAAAGACGTTCTTTCAGAAGACTTTGGATCTTTTCCAATTTTGCTTCTTTTGATTTAGAAGATAAATTTTGAGTTAATGATCCTTGTGACAATAGTTGTGATTCATCAACTTTCCTAACTTTATTAGCAATCTCATTTGGTTCAATATTTCTAGGTACAGGTGGTATATCCtcttcattaattttttttccactTTTTACATGACATTGAAGctctttaattttatcaatactTCTTTGATATCTTCTAAATTTAGCATTGTCTCCATTTTGTTTAGCATTATTAAGTTGTTTTGTGTAAAAAGATAAAGCAATATCCAATTTTTCCATAATTTTCTTATCTATGATTGTAGACGAGTTAACATTTACCTCAGTTTTGACTTTTTCACCAGTAATTTGACTTAACTCATCTAGTAAAGTTTCATCATCACTACATATGTTTTCATCATCGTTTtgaatttttcttttactaaCACTTTTCTCAGATTTATTTTTGCCATGACCTAAAGATGATAACTCATTGTCATCAATATCATGACCACTCTCTTTCATTAGTCTTGCAAGTTCAGCTTCACAGTCACTATCATCTTCCTCATCAATCCCTAAGCTTTTTAACTCCTTTTCCAAATCTTTATCATTGTTTAGGTCACCATAAATATTTGCTTCAAAATTAGATATATCAAAATTCATTgctaaaattataaaaaataaatatgtatataacagtagaattaaaaattaagttttCAGTGATAAACAACATACATTTAATAGTCTGTGTTCCACTACATTTTAATGTTTTCTGgtgaagaaattttttagaaatcaTATGAGTTTTTTTGGATacttttatatcttttattaagcacattaaaatatggtttttttttcttatatttttttaattactttttacatttaaatgaatgtttttatatgtgttgtgataaaagaaaaagtacACAATTTaaagtgaaaaaaaagagttaTTTTGAGAACAAGTTGCTAATTCTTTACATAATTTGTTTTCACATTATTTGCATATAAATACTGAGAGAATTTTTAACAagcaaattttaaaattattatttttataaattttaacaaaaattttatcaccTATTGTATtgattatgttaaaaatatcgtgttaagaaaaattaataattcaatTACATCTTTCATTGtttcttattaattaaaaattttttaaaagataatgacttcaaaacttttttcacGTCTTACTACAAAAAATTCTGCACTTCTTATTTGTGATCTTCAAGAAAAGTTCAGGTAAGgagatcaaaaaaaattaaaaaaaaattattagaaataatatacaatattttccTGAAATTGTTACTGTAACAAAACGTCTTATTACTGGagcaaaaatttttgatgtaAAAGTTTTGGCAACAGAGCAATATCCTAAAGGACTTGGACATTCTGTTGAAGAGcttgaattaaaaaagtttgatATTAATGTAGTTgagaaacaaaaattttcaatgtGTGTTTCTGAATTAATGAAACATATTCCAAATGACAATAAATCAATTATTCTTTGTGGTATTGAAGCTCATGTATGTGTTCTTCAAACGACATTAGATTTCTTAGAACAAGGAAAGGATGTTCATATTGTTGTTGATGGTGTTAGTTCAAGAACAATGTTTGATAGGTTagtatactttttttttaaaaacaatatttaaattatttgtatagAAAATATGCCTTTGAAAGATTAAAAGCTGCTGGTGCAAAATTACGTACCAGTGAATCTgttttatttgaattaatGAAAGGCTCTGATCATCCAAAATTTCGTGAAGTCCAAAAACTTGTTCTCTCACCAGCTCCAGATTCAGGATTATTAaatctataaataattatcaaaaaatttttcttttttattatattgtcTTATCATCAAATATAGttgtttataattatttcacGCGACGATACTTTGATATAGATTAGTGTATACTGTCTATTTTTTACTTAGTTGTAATTTATTctcattatattttagaataaaatGTCTTCAAGTAaactttcttttataaatgctgaaacaagtattttttttatttgtgaTGTTCAAGAAAAATTCAGGTAATTGTATAATCTTAAGCAATATGTAAAGTATGCATATTTATAGACCTTCAATATGCCATTTCAATGAGATTGTAGTGGTAATTCAGCGTTTAATAAAAGCTgctaacattttaaatattaaaatacttGGTACAGAACAATATCCAAAAGGATTAGGACATACTATTGAAGAGCTTTCGATagtagaaaataatataaaaatttttgaaaagaaAGTATTTTCTATGTTAACAGaagatgttaaaaaaagtatagaAAAAGAAGTAAAAACAGTTATTCTTTGTGGTTTGGAAACACATATATGTATTCTCCAGACAACAAAAGAACTACTTCAAATGGGATATGAAGTTATTGTTATTGCGGACGGAGTATCTTCAAGAACAATTGGTGATAAGAAAATCGCCTTAAGGTATCTTGAACAAATTGGAGCTCAAGTAAGAACATGTGAATCTGTCTTATTTGAGCTTATACGAACAGCCGACCATccaaaatttaaagaaattcaAAAACTCATTATTACTCCACCTCCAGAAACAGGGTTATgtcatatttaatttaaataatttttcattttcatttaatatggtaaaattaattcttttatttgaaataaaaaagaatagcattatatattttattgcaagatttcttttaataatcttgtcatttgtaaaaatccctcatttatcattaaaattgtttacaTTTGAAGGGCCATTAAATGTGAAAAGATAAGTAGATGGATTATATAGTGTAGagaaatattaagaaaaactaaaatattttacagtatttaaatattaaatttttattctttaaaaacatattttaaaagtttcttACTATTCccgtttattattattttttttttctactgtCATGAGTTGGAGTAATTGGGATATTCCTAAAACTGGTAAAAGACTACAAGAATggacaaataaaaatatttttactgaATCATTTGATATTGGTTATCAACGACAATCACAACAAAAATATGATCCATTTAATGCGTGGGACCATGATACTAATACAACTACTATAAAAGAAGAATCTCCATTAGGTGAAAATGGATATGGCAGTATTGaagtaaaagaaaataataatagttatCAAAATTCAAATACTGGAGATattaatatgaataatattGAAGAAGAAGAGGAAGAAGAGGATCCTCATGGAGGTGGGCAACCAATTACAGCTCTTCAAGCTGCTTGGAATGTGACAAATGCTATACAAGGAATGTTTATTGTCGGTTTACCAGTTGCTGTTAAAGTAGGTGGTTGGTGgacagttttttttttagctgGAGCTGCATACATATGTTATGTTACAGGAGTTTTATTAATAGATTGTttgtatgaaaaaaatataaaagtaagaaaaagttataaagAAGTTGCTGATACAGTTAGACCCGGATTGGGAAAATGGGTTTTAGGAGCACAATTATTAGAACTGGCCTCAACATGTATTTTATACTTAGTATTAGCAGGAGATTTACTTCAGGGTTGTGTACCAAGTGTAGATAAATCGGCATGGATGATGATAGTTTCAGCTACACTTCTTGGTACAGCTTTTATTGACGATATTAGAAAAGTAAGtgatttatcatttttaaatggtGTATcacatttaattattaatgcTGTTATGCTAATTTACTGTCTTTCTGAATTTTCTACATGGGAAATTTCTAAAGTGACATTTTTTCCTAGAATACGTTCTATGCCAACAATGATAGGTGTTGTAGTTTTTGGATACACTtctcatatatttttaccatCTCTGGAAGGTTCAATGGTTAAACCAACAGAATTTAGGTGGATGTTAAAATGGTCACATATAGCAGCTGCAATTTTTAAAGTAGTTTTTGGTTTAATTGGATTTTTAACTTTTGGAGAATATACACAAAAAGAAATATCTAACTCACTGCCAAAtcaaacatttaaaatattaataaatcttaTATTAGTAGTTAAAGCACTCCTTTCGTATCCATTACCCTACTATGCAATCGTTCAACTTATTATGGAacgtttttttaataaaaataataaatcagTTTTCCGTTCATGTTTTGGAGCAGATGGTAGTCTTCGTGAGTGGGCTCTTTGTCTAAGAATAATTCTTATATTACTTACTTTGACGGCATCTTTAAGTGTTCCATATTTAATTGAAGTTATGGGATTAATAGGAAATATCACTGGGACAATGCTTAGTTTTATATGGCCAGCCTATTTTCATCTTGTTATCAAACAAAAGGAAGGTACT
This Strongyloides ratti genome assembly S_ratti_ED321, chromosome : 2 DNA region includes the following protein-coding sequences:
- a CDS encoding Isochorismatase-like domain-containing protein, which produces MSSSKLSFINAETSIFFICDVQEKFRPSICHFNEIVVVIQRLIKAANILNIKILGTEQYPKGLGHTIEELSIVENNIKIFEKKVFSMLTEDVKKSIEKEVKTVILCGLETHICILQTTKELLQMGYEVIVIADGVSSRTIGDKKIALRYLEQIGAQVRTCESVLFELIRTADHPKFKEIQKLIITPPPETGLCHI
- a CDS encoding Isochorismatase-like domain-containing protein, yielding MTSKLFSRLTTKNSALLICDLQEKFRNNIQYFPEIVTVTKRLITGAKIFDVKVLATEQYPKGLGHSVEELELKKFDINVVEKQKFSMCVSELMKHIPNDNKSIILCGIEAHVCVLQTTLDFLEQGKDVHIVVDGVSSRTMFDRKYAFERLKAAGAKLRTSESVLFELMKGSDHPKFREVQKLVLSPAPDSGLLNL
- a CDS encoding Lethal (2) giant discs 1 — translated: MISKKFLHQKTLKCSGTQTIKSMNFDISNFEANIYGDLNNDKDLEKELKSLGIDEEDDSDCEAELARLMKESGHDIDDNELSSLGHGKNKSEKSVSKRKIQNDDENICSDDETLLDELSQITGEKVKTEVNVNSSTIIDKKIMEKLDIALSFYTKQLNNAKQNGDNAKFRRYQRSIDKIKELQCHVKSGKKINEEDIPPVPRNIEPNEIANKVRKVDESQLLSQGSLTQNLSSKSKEAKLEKIQSLLKERLSQYLDCAQKAKAAGDKDKTMEYVQFVEQFKEALSAINLDNIDDCDPDDIPPPPEPYKAKKAVEPKNLVDDLILRRQFFIEYVKQLEAKGEDRRVRSNQRIIKLYDEAISIAKKGKQPDINELPCPPGMQPISMNYGTSTQTKPSSQSNASSQPKPSSELKKEQPSVPSKRPVSNVSISSDALSNIDFTKLSKQEAQSYFLKRRLQRFKEQALISKQQNDIEKAKEYLKVVKGIEPMIEASENGLPADLRKVPTPPQLNIPNSALKCTIISPEPFFSKIEKTLMKQLAYCLQNLPQIVGQNDPINALIYENLILDTLEDIVLLRKSARANRLPKFQYIEKVLPRAQINMDLDDGTLEFTIHSALNIKPLCGYKENDLCCYMKYEFPFPHNSHQIGTTSVVNYTNSPEYNEKIIFKIARGSRAFQRVVLRGKLKLEIYHKGGFLRSDKLVGNVDVPLSDLEHFATVALKLPILEGRRKTEGTIEVAFRQSKAVGAPKMDNVKEKWLTLVK
- a CDS encoding Cell division cycle protein 16 homolog, with the translated sequence MVGTTKTPIKRTAQSSVSPSSRGQPKPKKSRLRTSKTSKTFADELLALQISEGNPKMFDEKIEKCLKNDQMNSAIFWADKSGPMFRDIAQFVRTLSAAQCWMRISDYLTSQDCIFSHLALTYYYVNSLWHQNMHNEIVLLPLALIGKWEGVPEVSFEPHVTKYKKESYYPTADDKTALDKMVKEYDLEAALLLLLAKACFLNCLKLDICCYEAWDFVLKYHLLKREEIDKLLSDIPDNCPDIIEVMRIYVESYQNQPPVRPINDFEFGIIDENDWYAMRLFGPQKEKKWLQLNAPRPGNARDGQLRYTKPKKADRKDSTSILENPALKERLSKNQKALRIHDKLAGDVDMITIKAMKYYNAGENQRCLEITQELYNKYGFNSFFFLLHLAVLTEMKKSEQLFVISHELVDKCSEGEVAWYAVGCYYISIEQYFAAKQYFNKAILMNPNFGEGWMAMGHANSLGGEHEQALNCYFRCHRLLEGSWEPLMYIAVQHMKTHNLCLSQNFLKDAMRLSPGNIMILIEDGAMHYSKDLFEDLERAMYIWTQALHIVMGNPDGPSKLEHTYLRGYLDSPISPRWEVLLNNLGQVCRRLCRYKESVLFHRKAISMECRDVSNLVSMALSYAGLRKFEKALDLLHEAATITPSGTAQSGIAVSCIEAIVPYYLYDAGVEKDLKIQF
- a CDS encoding Vesicular inhibitory amino acid transporter; amino-acid sequence: MSWSNWDIPKTGKRLQEWTNKNIFTESFDIGYQRQSQQKYDPFNAWDHDTNTTTIKEESPLGENGYGSIEVKENNNSYQNSNTGDINMNNIEEEEEEEDPHGGGQPITALQAAWNVTNAIQGMFIVGLPVAVKVGGWWTVFFLAGAAYICYVTGVLLIDCLYEKNIKVRKSYKEVADTVRPGLGKWVLGAQLLELASTCILYLVLAGDLLQGCVPSVDKSAWMMIVSATLLGTAFIDDIRKVSDLSFLNGVSHLIINAVMLIYCLSEFSTWEISKVTFFPRIRSMPTMIGVVVFGYTSHIFLPSLEGSMVKPTEFRWMLKWSHIAAAIFKVVFGLIGFLTFGEYTQKEISNSLPNQTFKILINLILVVKALLSYPLPYYAIVQLIMERFFNKNNKSVFRSCFGADGSLREWALCLRIILILLTLTASLSVPYLIEVMGLIGNITGTMLSFIWPAYFHLVIKQKEGTLTKSEKKFDKFVIFLGAFLMIIGIQYSFLELLNEIKANRKVDY